A single Lactuca sativa cultivar Salinas chromosome 8, Lsat_Salinas_v11, whole genome shotgun sequence DNA region contains:
- the LOC111880338 gene encoding uncharacterized protein LOC111880338: MTQKPRWGELEEEDDGGDYDYLLPPKQVIGPDEHGLKKIIEYKFNDEGNRVKITTTTRVRKLANARLSKRAVERRSWPKFGDAVQEDVGARLTMVSTEEIIFERPRAPGTKAEDANASGDPLAQMSKGGAVLMVCRTCGKKGDHWTSKCPYKDLAQPTETFSENPNPSDSSATGATKGAYVPPTMRAGAVRTTAGADMRRRNDENSVRVNNLSEDTREPDLLELFRPFGNVSRVYVAMDQKTGMSRGFGFVNFVRREEGERAIAKLNGYGYDNLILSVEWAAPRAN, from the exons ATGACTCAAAAACCCAGATGGGGCGAATTGGAGGAAGAAGATGATGGCGGCGACTATGACTATTTGTTGCCACCGAAACAGGTTATTGGACCTGACGAACACGGCTTGAAGAAGATAATCGAGTACAAATTCAACGATGAAGGAAATCGGGTTAAGATTACCACCACCACGCGCGTCCGTAAACTCGCCAATGCTCGGCTCAGCAAGCGCGCCGTGGAGAGGCGCTCTTGGCCTAAGTTCGGCGACGCCGTTCAAGAGGACGTCGGCGCCAGACTCACCATGGTTTCAACAGAGGAAATCATCTTTGAACGCCCTAGGGCTCCAG GTACAAAAGCTGAAGACGCAAATGCATCTGGAGACCCATTAGCTCAAATGTCTAAAGGAGGAGCTGTATTGATGGTATGCAGGACATGTGGGAAGAAAGGTGACCACTGGACCTCAAAGTGCCCTTACAAGGACTTGGCTCAGCCCACTGAGACCTTCTCTGAGAACCCAAACCCTTCAGATTCATCAGCCACGGGTGCAACCAAGGGTGCATATGTCCCACCCACGATGCGTGCGGGTGCGGTTCGAACCACTGCTGGTGCAGACATGAGGCGGAGGAATGATGAGAACTCGGTTCGGGTGAATAACCTTTCAGAGGACACCCGTGAGCCTGATTTGCTGGAGCTGTTCAGACCTTTTGGGAACGTGTCTAGGGTTTATGTGGCTATGGATCAGAAGACTGGAATGAGCAGAGGGTTTGGGTTTGTTAATTTTGTAAGGAGGGAAGAGGGTGAAAGAGCTATTGCTAAGCTTAATGGGTATGGTTATGATAACCTTATTTTGAGTGTTGAGTGGGCTGCTCCCAGGGCAAATtag
- the LOC111880373 gene encoding probable protein phosphatase 2C 24, whose product MAEICCGFMSDKAASTSGRSSSREARRKRMEIRRVKFVAGVPAVVTHNGFKKLRVSVSPDSFSHACDDHHQADVVKANTPVVGSSSGGFYHGESIPKFGVASVCGRRREMEDAVAIHPSFLGIDDDDKLSDVHYFGVYDGHGCSHVAHRCKDRLHMLVKEEFNTEMESREWKNTMERSYSRMDEEVTVWNQEAINGDCKCELHAPESYGVGSTAVVAVVTPEKIIVANCGDSRAVLCRNGKAVPLSTDHKPDRPDELNRIQAAGGRVLYWEGARVCGVLAMSRAIGDNYLKPYVSCEPEVTITDRTSEDDFMILASDGLWDVVSNETACGLAKMCLKGNGPSAEMKSPPMNDASEYENCDRACLDASLLLTKLALARRTMDNVSVVVIDLRNNRQ is encoded by the exons ATGGCGGAAATATGCTGTGGGTTTATGAGTGACAAGGCGGCGTCAACCTCCGGCAGGTCGAGTTCACGAGAAGCACGTCGGAAGAGAATGGAAATCAGAAGAGTTAAGTTTGTAGCCGGAGTTCCGGCGGTAGTCACCCATAACGGATTCAAGAAATTGAGGGTATCTGTCTCACCAGACTCATTCTCTCATGCATGTGATGATCATCATCAAGCAGATGTTGTCAAAGCTAATACGCCTGTAGTTGGTTCGAGCTCCGGTGGCTTTTATCATGGTGAATCGATTCCTAAGTTTGGAGTTGCATCTGTGTGTGGACGCCGGAGAGAAATGGAAGATGCGGTTGCGATTCATCCGAGTTTTCTTGGaatagatgatgatgataaattaTCTGATGTACACTACTTTGGCGTCTACGATGGCCATGGTTGTTCTCAT GTTGCACATAGGTGCAAGGATCGATTACACATGTTGGTGAAGGAAGAATTTAACACAGAGATGGAATCAAGGGAGTGGAAGAACACGATGGAACGAAGCTATAGTCGAATGGATGAGGAAGTAACAGTTTGGAACCAAGAAGCTATAAACGGAGACTGCAAGTGTGAGCTTCATGCTCCTGAGTCCTACGGTGTCGGATCCACGGCGGTGGTGGCAGTCGTGACACCGGAAAAGATCATCGTCGCAAATTGTGGTGATTCAAGGGCGGTGCTTTGTCGAAATGGCAAGGCAGTCCCTTTATCAACCGATCACAAG CCTGATCGTCCTGATGAACTCAACCGAATCCAAGCTGCCGGTGGGAGAGTCTTATATTGGGAAGGCGCGAGAGTATGCGGTGTTCTCGCCATGTCTAGAGCTATCG GCGATAATTATTTGAAACCCTATGTGAGTTGTGAGCCCGAGGTGACGATCACAGATCGAACTTCGGAAGATGATTTTATGATACTTGCAAGCGATGGACTATGGGACGTCGTGTCAAATGAGACAGCTTGTGGGTTGGCGAAGATGTGTCTGAAAGGAAATGGACCATCGGCGGAGATGAAGAGTCCACCGATGAACGATGCGTCTGAGTATGAGAACTGCGATAGGGCTTGTTTAGATGCGTCGTTGCTATTAACGAAATTGGCGTTGGCACGGCGAACTATGGAcaatgttagtgttgttgttatAGATCTAAGAAATAATCGCcaataa